A region from the Lolium perenne isolate Kyuss_39 chromosome 4, Kyuss_2.0, whole genome shotgun sequence genome encodes:
- the LOC139839000 gene encoding uncharacterized protein yields MATLPASSDSSSPALVPAAAPAVSQIASTGESSTRGDVPPPIPPSPALVPPSTPGSVPPAAVPPGSAPPGFSPHLAAHNLALAAPTDSTMVTAMTGSGYGPATGGLPPPPYGYPGYGGYGGYGGHGAAGGFPPPYGYPNYQGYPGYPMLGLPGLGAPSLNANGSTSTSPSSGSVQLSTPTPATQPGLFPSQGVPPVVNIASAITIRLTSDNYLFWRAQVGPLLRSHLLMGYVDGTIVCPDPQVAVPYAGGVHHIPNPAHQHWTQQDQAILSGFVSSMTEGVLGMIMFSGTSREAWETLSGAFASTSIARSSAIRQEMAELKKGTKTVNTYFHQMKALSDSLTSIGEPLRDAEFVSYILAGLDEEYDALYQVVTNRTVPIPIRDLFSQLQATEQRKLAQRRSGNSMHYPAAHAAAVSPVAYGAIRGGPQPPAPAPSTMPSAKQAPPATSSKTSRGPVVCQLCGIPRHVASKCYKRFNREFLGLGNDGSNTEKQLAMAMTASHGPQGTTSTTVDPAWYADSGATHHITHELDKLTTREPYHGTDQVHTANGSGIGRGSRLEVYVDPVQPVHGSASGCGQPCSELPAPSASGSVRLEPFTELPAASASGFDPDSVGATRLDATPDSPRTPAPPACSEGSLMSPVATAPSGGTPVLLSPAAPVGSRSVSPAPTASPPSSPAPASPAPTPSPSSTSAPPPPPPAPPTGPVTHLRRGISQPKQRTDGTVAWSCVLAAHAALKHTHEPRDYKEALRTPHWREAMEAEFSALQANGTWNLVPPIAGVNLIDSRWVFKVKLHADGSVERYKARLVAKGFKHRYGLDYDETFSPVVKPATIRLLLSMALSRRWHIRQLDIQNAFLNGFLDEEVYMRQPPGFVDSDKPGHYCKLVRSLYGLKQAPRAWHARLSSVLGSLGFSPSVADTSLFILRRKEVTIYLLVYVDDIIVLSSVSVAIPRLISQLRSEFSVKDLGVLHYFLGIEVSSPTSGSLVLRQRKYALDLLAQAGMLKCTPVTTPMASSERLCSTDGDPLSSEEATQYRSIVGGLQYLTVTRPDLSFVVNKVCQYLHEPRTPHWSAVKRVLRYVRYTVDTGLHLRSSSSTLLSAFSDADWAGNIDDRRSTGGHAIFYGGNLIAWSARKQSTVSRSSTESEYKALANATAELVWVQSLLRELGVPQGRPPVLWCDNIGATYLSANPVFHARTKHIEVDFHFVRERVSRKQLQIRFISSKDQVADIFTKPLPLPLFEHCKRNLNLSLVEIEGGC; encoded by the exons ATGGCAACGCTCCCTGCATCGAGTGACTCTTCATCGCCCGCGCTTGTTCCTGCAGCTGCGCCCGCGGTCTCCCAGATCGCATCGACGGGCGAGTCCTCGACACGCGGTGACGTCCCGCCGCCGATCCCTCCGTCGCCCGCCTTGGTGCCGCCGTCGACGCCCGGGTCTGTGCCGCCTGCTGCGGTGCCGCCCGGCTCTGCTCCGCCAGGTTTCTCTCCGCACCTGGCTGCGCACAATCTCGCCCTCGCAGCTCCGACGGACTCTACTATGGTGACCGCCATGACTGGCTCTGGTTATGGTCCGGCCACAGGGGGCCTTCCACCACCGCCATATGGCTACCCTGGTTACGGTGGCTACGGCGGATATGGTGGCCACGGTGCTGCTGGCGGCTTTCCGCCACCGTATGGGTACCCCAACTATCAGGGCTACCCGGGCTATCCCATGCTAGGGTTACCAGGGCTCGGTGCTCCGTCACTGAACGCCAATGGCTCTACCTCAACATCGCCATCGTCTGGATCTGTTCAGCTGTCCACGCCGACACCCGCAACTCAGCCAGGTCTCTTCCCAAGCCAGGGAGTTCCACCGGTGGTGAATATTGCCTCGGCGATTACTATACGCCTGACGAGTGACAACTACTTGTTCTGGCGTGCACAAGTTGGACCTCTACTCCGCAGTCATCTTCTGATGGGATATGTAGATGGTACCATTGTGTGTCCTGACCCTCAGGTTGCGGTGCCTTATGCTGGTGGTGTTCATCATATACCAAACCCGGCACACCAACATTGGACACAACAGGATCAAGCTATTCTGTCAGGGTTTGTCTCCTCCATGACTGAAGGTGTTCTTGGGATGATTATGTTCTCCGGCACCTCTCGTGAAGCTTGGGAGactttgagtggagcttttgCCTCTACCTCCATCGCCAGATCCTCTGCTATTCGACAGGAGATGGCTGAGCTCAAGAAGGGAACCAAGACTGTCAACACATACTTTCACCAGATGAAGGCGCTCTCGGATTCCCTCACTAGCATTGGCGAGCCTCTGCGTGATGCAGAGTTTGTCTCATATATTCTTGCTGGACTTGACGAGGAATATGATGCTTTGTACCAAGTGGTGACTAATCGCACTGTGCCCATACCAATCCGTGATCTATTCTCACAACTTCAGGCAACGGAGCAGCGGAAACTGGCCCAGCGTCGCTCAGGCAACTCGATGCACTACCCTGCTGCTCATGCCGCTGCTGTCTCTCCAGTCGCCTATGGCGCGATTCGCGGTGGACCCCAGCCTCCTGCACCAGCGCCATCGACCATGCCATCGGCCAAACAGGCGCCTCCGGCCACCTCCTCCAAAACTAGCCGAGGTCCGGTTGTTTGCCAACTCTGTGGCATCCCGCGGCATGTGGCGTCCAAGTGCTATAAAAGATTTAATCGTGAATTTCTTGGCCTTGGCAATGATGGGAGCAACACGGAGAAACAGCTAGCCATGGCGATGACCGCCTCTCATGGTCCTCAAGGCACCACCTCGACGACTGTTGATCCAGCTTGGTATGCGGATTCTGGCGCTACGCACCACATCACCCATGAGCTCGACAAGCTCACTACACGCGAGCCCTACCACGGCACCGACCAGGTTCACACAGCTAATGGTTCAG GTATTGGTCGCGGCAGTCGCCTTGAGGTTTACGTCGATCCGGTGCAGCCTGTGCATGGCTCTGCCTCGGGCTGCGGGCAGCCATGCAGCGAGCTTCCTGCTCCTTCAGCCTCGGGCTCCGTTCGGCTTGAGCCGTTCACAGAGCTGCCGGCTGCCTCCGCCTCGGGCTTTGACCCCGACAGTGTGGGCGCCACGCGCCTGGACGCCACGCCTGACTCGCCTCGCACACCTGCGCCTCCTGCATGCAGCGAGGGATCCTTGATGTCCCCTGTCGCCACTGCTCCATCGGGTGGTACACCGGTGCTGCTGTCCCCTGCTGCGCCGGTCGGGAGTAGGTCTGTGTCCCCAGCTCCGACAGCGTCACCACCTTCCTCGCCTGCTCCTGCCTCGCCTGCTCCGACTCCATCACCGTCTTCGACATcagcacctccaccgccaccaccagcTCCTCCAACTGGTCCTGTCACTCATTTGCGTCGCGGTATTTCGCAGCCTAAACAACGAACTGATGGTACAGTGGCCTGGTCTTGTGTGCTTGCTGCTCATGCTGCTCTTAAGCATACTCATGAACCTCGTGACTACAAGGAAGCTCTGCGTACTCCTCATTGGCGTGAAGCTATGGAAGCTGAGTTTTCTGCGTTACAGGCTAATGGTACATGGAATCTTGTACCTCCTATTGCTGGTGTCAACTTGATTGATTCACGGTGGGTGTTCAAGGTGAAACTTCATGCGGATGGTTCTGTTGAGAGATACAAGGCAAGACTTGTTGCTAAAGGCTTCAAACATCGTTATGGTCTGGATTATGATGAGACTTTTAGCCCTGTGGTCAAGCCTGCTACTATTCGTCTGTTGCTCTCTATGGCTCTCTCTCGGCGTTGGCACATTCGACAGCTTGATATTCAGAATGCCTTTCTGAATGGCTTCTTGGATGAGGAGGTATACATGAGACAACCTCCTGGTTTTGTTGATTCTGATAAGCCTGGTCATTACTGCAAGCTTGTTAGATCTTTATATGGACTGAAGCAGGCACCTCGTGCTTGGCATGCTCGTCTCAGTTCTGTGTTAGGCTCTTTGGGGTTCTCTCCTTCAGTGGCCGATACATCTTTGTTTATTCTGCGCCGCAAGGAGGTTACGATCTATCTCTTGGTCTATGTTGATGACATCATTGTTCTCAGTTCTGTGTCAGTTGCTATTCCTCGCCTGATCAGTCAACTCCGGTCTGAGTTCTCTGTCAAGGATCTCGGTGTTCTGCActattttcttgggattgaggtgTCTTCGCCTACTTCTGGTAGTCTGGTTCTTCGACAACGCAAGTATGCTCTTGATCTTCTTGCACAAGCTGGTATGTTGAAGTGTACACCTGTGACTACTCCCATGGCGTCTTCTGAGCGCTTATGCAGCACTGATGGTGATCCGCTTTCTTCTGAGGAGGCTACTCAGTACCGTAGTATTGTTGGCGGTCTACAGTATCTTACAGTCACACGTCCTGATCTGTCATTTGTGGTGAACAAGGTGTGTCAGTATCTTCATGAGCCTCGTACACCCCATTGGTCTGCTGTCAAGCGTGTTCTACGTTATGTGAGGTATACTGTGGACACTGGTTTGCATCTCCGATCCTCCTCCTCTACTCTACTTTCAGCCTTCTCTGATGCTGACTGGGCTGGAAATATTGATGATCGGCGATCCACCGGGGGACATGCTATCTTTTATGGAGGAAATCTCATTGCCTGGAGTGCTCGTAAGCAGTCTACAGTTTCCAGGTCAAGCACTGAGTCTGAGTACAAGGCCCTTGCAAATGCTACTGCTGAGCTTGTTTGGGTACAGTCTTTGCTTCGTGAACTTGGTGTTCCTCAAGGTCGGCCTCCAGTTTTGTGGTGTGACAATATTGGTGCTACATACTTGTCAGCCAATCCAGTTTTTCATGCTCGGACGAAGCATATTGAAGTGGACTTTCACTTTGTTCGTGAGCGTGTTTCTCGGAAGCAACTTCAGATCCGGTTCATCTCTTCAAAGGATCAAGTTGCTGACATTTTTACTAAACCTCTTCCGTTACCGTTGTTTGAACATTGTAAACGCAATCTCAATCTTTCACTagttgagattgagggagggtgttag
- the LOC127346916 gene encoding uncharacterized protein, which translates to MMRGFVNLVTINWIERAYSVRRMDPYKQFFYQSAKAAIDAADEAAMKQSVPGLHTLELPRSVMNFTASDCGGTMDMFALFRPRPRATCEGRLVYFNRIGEAGLYDADKHVHSTLSVLNEPKGTSPMCLSMLPHPGTNKDNMYVLDGSPGRANGRCFEVLEPMPNPSGLRSNCGWPDWRWRLLPPPPFIHESGYMPSSITAYTTVVDVNGCSSIYVSFAGGIGTYKFETARPDPRSHLGWSPSEEWSYVGAWTLPFDGRAQYVPEFDLWFGFSDFSPSHLSAVDLSAIDGEQPPTALQVGQDLNLPDKEYWVPVYLELVNLGDGKFLIARIFEIEETLEQFAVLTGIEMMAGVGDDHSVKVVKHKCVRYTFGDDAIKCVL; encoded by the coding sequence ATGATGAGGGGTTTTGTGAATCTGGTGACGATTAACTGGATCGAACGCGCTTATTCAGTGCGCCGCATGGATCCTTACAAGCAGTTCTTCTACCAGTCAGCAAAAGCCGCAATTGATGCAGCAGATGAAGCAGCCATGAAACAATCTGTTCCAGGGTTGCATACCCTGGAGCTGCCGCGCTCAGTCATGAACTTCACTGCATCAGACTGTGGAGGCACCATGGATATGTTCGCGCTCTTCAGGCCCCGGCCCCGGGCCACTTGCGAAGGCAGACTTGTCTATTTCAACAGGATCGGCGAGGCCGGGCTGTACGACGCCGACAAACATGTACACAGCACCCTGAGCGTCCTCAACGAGCCTAAGGGAACAAGTCCCATGTGCCTGTCCATGTTGCCGCATCCTGGCACCAACAAAGACAACATGTATGTCCTCGACGGTTCCCCTGGGAGGGCCAATGGTCGATGCTTCGAGGTCCTTGAGCCTATGCCCAACCCGTCTGGATTGAGAAGCAACTGTGGGTGGCCGGACTGGCGTTGGCGGCTTCTTCCACCACCTCCATTTATCCATGAATCTGGGTACATGCCCTCCTCCATTACTGCCTACACCACAGTAGTCGACGTCAACGGCTGTTCCTCCATCTACGTATCATTTGCTGGCGGAATCGGCACCTACAAGTTCGAGACGGCACGGCCTGACCCTCGGAGCCATCTAGGATGGAGCCCCTCGGAGGAGTGGAGCTACGTCGGGGCATGGACGCTGCCCTTTGATGGCAGAGCTCAGTACGTCCCTGAGTTCGACCTATGGTTTGGCTTCTCTGACTTCAGCCCTAGCCACCTGTCTGCTGTGGACCTCTCTGCAATAGACGGTGAACAGCCACCCACGGCCCTGCAAGTTGGGCAAGATCTGAACCTACCTGACAAAGAGTACTGGGTTCCAGTATATCTCGAGCTTGTCAACCTGGGCGATGGCAAGTTTCTCATCGCTAGGATATTTGAGATAGAAGAAACCCTTGAGCAGTTTGCTGTGTTAACCGGCATAGAGATGATGGCTGGTGTTGGTGATGATCACAGCGTTAAGGTGGTCAAGCACAAGTGCGTACGTTATACCTTCGGGGATGACGCCATCAAGTGTGTTCTCTAA